The Chryseobacterium sp. G0186 genome includes the window ACCTGTCCTGTATTTAATCCTCCTATCTGAATAAATTCATCTCCTTGAGGTTCTTTCAGGAATTCAACAAAGAATCTGATGGCCCAAAGGATGATAAAGAATAATCCAAATAACCATCCCTGCTGATATTTTTTATTGGTTTTTCTGTAAAGAATCCATAGTAAAATGAAAAGAGCAACATAGCCTACCGCTTCAAATAACTGACTTGGATAACGTGGAACGGTAAGTCCGTATTCACTGCTCTGCTGAGGGAAAAGTAAGGCAAACGGAGAATTTGAATCAGCAGGTTTTCCTACAATTTCAGAATTGAAAAAATTCCCCATTCTTACAAATGCACCTCCCAACGCCACTACAATACCCAATCTGTCATATACCCAGAAAGGGTTTTTCTTGATTACCTTAAATGAATAATAAAGAGTTGTAAAAATCAGGGCAATGGTTGCTCCGTGGCTTGCCAGTCCTGAAAATCCGGTGAACTTCAGTCCGTTTTTGGTACTGATGGGTAAAAATACACTCCAGAAATCCTCTTTGAATAATTCGGGCTGATAGAAAATAACGTGCCCAAGTCTTGCTCCAAGGATGGTTCCTATCAATGTCCATGTAAAAAGAGGCTCCAGATATTTTTGATTAACATTATCAATTTTAAAGATTCTTGTCATTAAGATGTATCCAAATCCAAATGCAAAAACAAACATTAAGCTATAGAAATGCAGGGTAACAGGCCCCAATTGAATTCCTTTTGAAGGATCCCAGATTTTAAAGGAAGTTTCAAGCTCTACTTTGTCAGATTCTGTGATAGGTTTAGCAGTCTTTACAGCATATTTGAATGTTGTAATGTTGTCCTTGGTCACTTGAGAATCAATCAATTTGAAGTTTTTGTCAAAAAACTGATACTTTGAATCATGGAATTTTGCTAAAACTGAAGCACCCCCATTATAGTAGGCAGGTTCAAAATTAGAATCATTAAGGATAACCAGAACATTATCATTGATGGCTCTGTCAGGAAAAGCATTAAGGTCTCCCAATTCTGTAGTAGAATAGATTTTTACCGGAACATTGCTTCCGTTGATATCTAAACTTCCGTCAGATAAACCTCCAGGGTATTCCTGTGCAAAAAAACATTGAGTGATCAATGCAAACATGACAAGGTAAATTCTGAAAAAAATAGTATTCATTTTTCTATTGATTTAATAGTTTGTTTATTGATTTTTATGCTTGGGTGGAACAGGGTCGTAGCCGCTTCCTCCCCAGGGATGACATCTTAAAATTCTTTTAAACCCCAGCCAAAACCCCTTAAATATCCCATGAACCCTTAGTGACTCTATCATATAATGAGAGCAGGTGGGTTCGTAACGGCAATTTTTTGGAAGTAAAGGCGAGATGAACCACTGGTAAAATTTTATTAAAATTACCAATGGAAATGTAATGATTTTATTGAATGTAAGTTTCAAAACAATGCAAAAATAGGGTAAAAAAATGAAAATTAGTTTAATTTTGTTAGAAGTTTCAGAGCATAGAAATCTGAAATATTGATCTTAAAAAATAGAAATACCTTGAATCAAAATATTCCATTAGCCGAAAGACTAAGACCCAAAACACTGAATGATGTATTGGGACAGGAGCATCTTACCGGCGAAAAAGGGACGATCAGAAAAATGATCGAGAACAATACTCTGAACTCCCTTATTTTGTGGGGACCTCCGGGAACGGGAAAAACCACGTTGGCAGAAATTATTTCTGAGCAATCCGGAAGAAAGTTTTATAAGCTTTCTGCAGTTTCGTCAGGAGTAAAAGAAGTACGCGATGTGATTGAAGATGCAAAAAAACAGAACTTATTTTCCGGAAAATCGCCGATCTTATTTATTGATGAAATTCACCGGTTCAATAAATCCCAGCAGGACTCTTTATTACATGCAGTTGAAAAAGGCTGGATTGTTTTAATTGGAGCTACCACAGAAAATCCGAGCTTTGAAGTAGTTTCTGCCTTGCTTTCAAGAAGTCAGGTGTATATTCTGAAAGCGTTGAGCTATGAAAAACTTGAAGAACTGATCGATATTTCCTCAGCAAGATATAATAAGGATGAGGGAACAGATTTTAAAATCCTTGAAAAAGAAGCCTTTATTCAATATTCCGGTGGGGACGCCAGAAAGCTGATTAATTCCGTGGAATTGGTTTTAAATCAATATAAAAATTCAGATACCAAAGAAATCATCAATTCAGATGTTCTGGAAGTTCTTCAGGAGACCATGGCGCTTTACGATAAAAATGGAGAACAGCATTATGATATTATTTCAGCATTTATCAAATCTATGCGAGGGGGAGATCCCAATGGAGCAGTATACTGGCTGGCGAGAATGATTGTAGGTGGAGAAGATATTAAGTTCATTGCAAGAAGAATGCTTATTCTGGCTGCCGAAGATATTGGGCTGGCAAATCCTAACGCATTGGTGATTGCCAATAATTGTTTTCAGGCTATCAATGTAATCGGAAATCCGGAGGCGAGGATCATATTAAGTGAAACAGCTGTTTATCTGGCAGTCTCTCCGAAGAGTAATTCAGCGTATATGGCCATTAATGAAGCAATGGCACTGGTGAAGCAAACCGGGAATTTACCGGTACCCCTTCATTTGAGAAACGCTCCTACCAAGCTGATGAAAGATCTTGATTATGGTAAGGAATATAAATATGCGCATTCCTATGAAGGGAATTTTGTAGAACAGGATTTTCTTCCTCAGGAGATCAGGGATGTAAAACTGTACGAGCCGGGAAATAATTCAACCGAAAAGAAAATCTACGAAGAGTTGAAGAAAAAATGGAATAATAAATATTAAAAAAAAGGATACTATAAAAACAGTATCCTTTTTTTGTATCGTTTAAAAATTACTTCGTGGTGTAAATGTAAAGTGTTGTTTTACCATTGTAATTTTTTTTCTCTGACTTAGCTACAATCTCCGGGAATATCTTCGTTGCTGAATCCGTAAATTCGTGTCCGTCAATAAAAACAAGATTGTCTTCAGCAATTCCATGCTGTTTATTGATTTGAGCAAAGGACATTACATCCAGAACATTGTGATTGTTTTTGAATTTATATTCAGTCACTCCATTGGTAAAAACTGAACTGAATTTCTTCAATCCGGCAGGAAGACTGGCAGCGCTGTTATACACTTTTGAAACCTGCATAAGGGATTTTTTTGCATTGAACAGATCTACTGTTCCAATAGTATTGTCAGCTACAGCAAGTTTTTTCTGTGCAAATAAGGTTGCAGATGACAGTATTAAAAAAGAATAGAGTAATTTTTTCATAATCGGAATATATAACTGTT containing:
- the lgt gene encoding prolipoprotein diacylglyceryl transferase translates to MFVFAFGFGYILMTRIFKIDNVNQKYLEPLFTWTLIGTILGARLGHVIFYQPELFKEDFWSVFLPISTKNGLKFTGFSGLASHGATIALIFTTLYYSFKVIKKNPFWVYDRLGIVVALGGAFVRMGNFFNSEIVGKPADSNSPFALLFPQQSSEYGLTVPRYPSQLFEAVGYVALFILLWILYRKTNKKYQQGWLFGLFFIILWAIRFFVEFLKEPQGDEFIQIGGLNTGQVLSIPFMIAGVIIMVISKKFKITEAENEKPE
- the yidD gene encoding membrane protein insertion efficiency factor YidD — encoded protein: MKLTFNKIITFPLVILIKFYQWFISPLLPKNCRYEPTCSHYMIESLRVHGIFKGFWLGFKRILRCHPWGGSGYDPVPPKHKNQ
- a CDS encoding replication-associated recombination protein A → MNQNIPLAERLRPKTLNDVLGQEHLTGEKGTIRKMIENNTLNSLILWGPPGTGKTTLAEIISEQSGRKFYKLSAVSSGVKEVRDVIEDAKKQNLFSGKSPILFIDEIHRFNKSQQDSLLHAVEKGWIVLIGATTENPSFEVVSALLSRSQVYILKALSYEKLEELIDISSARYNKDEGTDFKILEKEAFIQYSGGDARKLINSVELVLNQYKNSDTKEIINSDVLEVLQETMALYDKNGEQHYDIISAFIKSMRGGDPNGAVYWLARMIVGGEDIKFIARRMLILAAEDIGLANPNALVIANNCFQAINVIGNPEARIILSETAVYLAVSPKSNSAYMAINEAMALVKQTGNLPVPLHLRNAPTKLMKDLDYGKEYKYAHSYEGNFVEQDFLPQEIRDVKLYEPGNNSTEKKIYEELKKKWNNKY